Proteins encoded within one genomic window of Brassica rapa cultivar Chiifu-401-42 chromosome A09, CAAS_Brap_v3.01, whole genome shotgun sequence:
- the LOC117128187 gene encoding uncharacterized protein LOC117128187, protein MKVLGLDVDDIYAPVNFRNEHWIAIWISIPKKHIVVWDSIISHIRAAELDEFMEPFVTMVPYLLVGYAGSDEERVQHTLEPYTYERVAVGIPQCRAGDCGVFALKYIECHALGMSFPPEFYTKNERLLGRRWRWIYLRRFLKAIQKRMKTMMRTWELMTSKVNDVLFVLQLVG, encoded by the coding sequence ATGAAGGTTTTGGGGTTGGATGTGGATGATATTTATGCGCCAGTGAACTTCAGGAACGAGCATTGGATTGCTATTTGGATATCGATCCCTAAGAAGCACATAGTCGTCTGGGACAGCATTATATCACATATTAGAGCTGCAGAACTCGATGAGTTCATGGAGCCTTTCGTTACAATGGTCCCTTATCTGCTTGTTGGGTACGCTGGCTCTGACGAAGAACGTGTCCAACACACACTGGAGCCATACACATATGAGAGAGTTGCCGTTGGAATACCTCAGTGCCGAGCTGGTGATTGTGGTGTGTTCGCTCTGAAATACATCGAATGTCATGCTCTTGGGATGTCATTTCCTCCAGAGTTTTATACCAAGAACGAAAGGCTATTAGGGAGAAGATGGCGTTGGATATATTTAAGGAGATTCCTGAAGGCCATTCAAAAGAGAATGAAGACAATGATGAGAACCTGGGAACTTATGACTAGCAAGGTTAATGATGTTTTATTTGTACTTCAACTTGTGGGATGA
- the LOC103838853 gene encoding uncharacterized protein LOC103838853 yields MDLPALPQRIYTLGEEPPAHKSISYHTDDSTLFNALRRALNADEYEELKESNLGVFIKFKELNFGWASRLLHYVLDFHLNIKKKYELRSHVGPQPVSFSLLEFEHLTGLNCDYIEDLENPRVEVTKEMAAFWEIMGVDVDAGPTTEQIKAAFGRCEEWFRDDRMRLGYLAIFTGFIEGRKYSTATRTSLARLVMDL; encoded by the exons ATGGATTTACCAGCACTCCCACAGAGGATATATACATTAGGGGAAGAGCCCCCTGCACATAAAAGCATTTCGTATCACACTGATGACTCGACTTTATTTAATGCTCTAAGGCGAGCTCTAAACGCTGACGAATATGAGGAGCTGAAGGAGTCGAACTTGGGAGTGTTTATCAAGTTCAAGGAGCTGAATTTTGGTTGGGCTTCAAGGCTGCTTCATTATGTGCTCGATTTCCATCTTAACATCAAGAAGAAGTATGAGCTCCGGAGTCACGTTGGTCCACAACCGGTGAGCTTTTCACTGTTAGAGTTTGAACACCTCACTGGTCTGAACTGCGATTACATCGAGGACCTGGAAAATCCAAGGGTTGAGGTTACGAAGGAGATGGCTGCTTTCTGGGAGATTATGGGTGTTGATGTTGATGCTGGGCCAACTACTGAACAGATAAAAGCAGCATTTGGGAGATGCGAGGAGTGGTTTCGGGATGATCGCATGCGGCTCGGATACCTTGCCATCTTCACTGGATTCATTGAAGGGAGAAAGTACTCAACCGCTACACGGACTAGTCTTGCAAGGCTAGTGATGGATTTAT AA